One window of the bacterium genome contains the following:
- a CDS encoding EamA family transporter: MFFWIAITIFAHLLNAIVFIIDKHLVSKTVLRPIVYAFYSSIFQFVYLILIPFGFIVPENKYIAACLFTGILFTFILAVFYKAMQAAESTRVIPVVGGLTPVFTFFIAYLFIGERLGLNQSIAFIIFILGGFLLSFKFNRERSRVIKGIGWAVLAAFLFAVYYTLMKYIFLHVDFLSGFITIQFGSFAGALILLLFSKNRKSIVGSVKTDKAARKETVYLFISNKLLGALAGFLIPYAISLEGSSVTMINSLQAVQYVFLLIFAVILSKKFPLFLKEQIGERIIKRKIAAIILIGLGLLVISWA; this comes from the coding sequence ATGTTTTTTTGGATTGCGATCACAATTTTCGCTCATTTGTTGAATGCCATAGTTTTTATTATTGATAAGCATCTTGTTTCGAAAACCGTTCTCCGCCCGATAGTTTATGCTTTTTATTCCAGCATTTTTCAGTTTGTTTATTTGATCTTGATACCGTTTGGTTTTATCGTGCCGGAAAATAAATATATCGCCGCGTGTTTGTTCACCGGCATTTTATTTACTTTTATTCTAGCGGTTTTTTACAAAGCAATGCAGGCGGCGGAAAGTACGAGAGTTATTCCTGTTGTGGGCGGGCTTACTCCCGTTTTTACTTTTTTCATAGCGTATTTATTCATTGGCGAAAGATTAGGGCTTAATCAAAGTATTGCGTTTATTATTTTTATTCTGGGCGGTTTTTTGCTGTCTTTCAAATTTAACCGTGAACGTTCAAGGGTAATAAAAGGCATAGGCTGGGCGGTGCTGGCCGCTTTTCTTTTTGCCGTTTATTATACCCTGATGAAATATATATTTTTGCACGTTGATTTTTTAAGCGGTTTTATCACTATTCAGTTCGGAAGTTTTGCCGGCGCTTTGATCTTGCTTTTATTCAGCAAGAACCGGAAAAGTATAGTTGGTTCCGTAAAAACCGACAAGGCGGCCAGAAAAGAAACAGTCTATTTATTCATTTCGAACAAACTACTGGGAGCTTTGGCCGGCTTTTTGATCCCTTACGCGATTTCCCTGGAAGGATCCAGCGTGACAATGATCAACTCGTTGCAAGCGGTGCAATATGTTTTTTTGCTCATTTTTGCCGTAATTTTATCGAAAAAATTTCCTTTATTTTTAAAAGAACAAATCGGCGAAAGAATAATTAAAAGAAAAATAGCCGCGATAATATTGATAGGGCTTGGCTTGCTGGTCATTTCTTGGGCATAA
- a CDS encoding glycoside hydrolase family 1 protein: MNILKFPSGFLWGSAVSSYQVEGGIENCDWSRDYPAGRACDYYNQYERYFDMAKELNQNIHRMSLEWSRIEPEEGKFDKEAIGHYRKILLALKARGMKSMVTIWHWTNPVWFSAKGGWENPKSSEDFTRFVKFAVSELGGNVDLWITLNEPMVNVSEGYLRGNHPPFKKNIFAAAKVYLNFKAAHRKTYGIIHDLDQKARVGIAYNSAYVKPANKNSIMEKIGVFVWDHIRNHMFLDEIKKESDFIGLNYYFLDTIRFDPLKFPFLAIDNRTEDGSDMGWEIYPEGIYHVLKDLKKRYNKPVYITENGIADAQDKKRAKYIVDHLNWTYKAISEGVDVGGYFYWSLLDNFEWTYGFSKRFGLIEIDFNTLEAKIRPSAYEYAKICKNNFLMV; encoded by the coding sequence ATGAATATTTTAAAGTTCCCTTCCGGTTTCTTGTGGGGTTCAGCGGTTTCTTCGTATCAAGTGGAAGGCGGGATCGAGAACTGTGATTGGTCGCGAGATTATCCGGCTGGCCGCGCTTGCGATTATTACAATCAATATGAAAGATATTTTGATATGGCTAAGGAATTAAATCAGAATATCCATCGAATGTCTCTTGAGTGGTCCAGGATCGAACCGGAGGAAGGCAAATTCGATAAGGAGGCAATTGGGCATTATAGGAAAATTCTTTTGGCGCTTAAGGCGCGCGGCATGAAATCAATGGTGACGATTTGGCATTGGACCAATCCCGTATGGTTTAGCGCCAAAGGCGGATGGGAAAATCCGAAATCTTCCGAAGATTTTACGCGGTTTGTAAAGTTTGCAGTTTCGGAGTTAGGCGGGAATGTGGATCTTTGGATAACCTTGAATGAACCGATGGTCAATGTCTCAGAAGGCTATTTGCGGGGCAATCATCCTCCGTTTAAAAAAAATATTTTTGCGGCGGCAAAAGTTTATTTAAATTTTAAAGCCGCTCATCGCAAAACATATGGAATTATTCACGATCTTGATCAAAAGGCGAGAGTCGGCATTGCTTATAATTCCGCCTACGTCAAACCCGCCAATAAAAATTCCATAATGGAAAAAATCGGAGTGTTCGTCTGGGATCATATTCGCAATCATATGTTTTTGGATGAAATTAAAAAAGAATCTGATTTTATCGGCTTAAATTATTATTTTCTGGATACGATAAGGTTTGACCCGCTTAAGTTTCCTTTCTTGGCAATTGACAACAGAACAGAAGACGGCTCTGATATGGGTTGGGAAATATATCCGGAAGGAATATATCACGTGCTGAAGGATTTGAAAAAAAGATACAATAAGCCCGTTTATATTACCGAGAACGGCATTGCGGACGCGCAAGATAAAAAACGCGCCAAATACATTGTTGATCATTTGAATTGGACGTATAAAGCGATAAGCGAAGGAGTGGATGTCGGGGGTTATTTTTATTGGTCTTTGCTTGATAATTTTGAATGGACATACGGTTTCAGTAAAAGATTTGGCTTGATCGAGATTGATTTTAATACGCTGGAAGCCAAGATTCGGCCGAGCGCTTATGAGTATGCTAAAATATGCAAAAATAATTTTTTAATGGTTTAA
- the pilM gene encoding type IV pilus assembly protein PilM: protein MVFDIIKDSFNELPAFGLDFSDRSIKVMQLYRDGKKIKILSSNRMEIPAGLLVDGEVKDTDGLVKKIQETLRTAKPYPITNKETILSLPESKCFIKVIKMPKSSMEGIEEAIRFKAEEYFPLNAEEMYLDWRLLDTEECPVDSNRDCSDILVAVASKNIVESYLEVMDKSGLVPVVFEAESVATTRALLRDEAYTTGSVLIIDLGNDRTSFIFYKYPTLKFTQSIPVSGEKFTLAIAKGLKISFLKAEKIKYEMGLSRDSREGERVYELLLPLMEDLVSNIAKSIDYYNDYFGTSSEEDFKIVICGGGANLRSIDTFLSKVLNRPVELANPWREINATQIVGQGGSTKYRTLFYTTALGLSLYNLSN from the coding sequence ATGGTTTTTGATATTATCAAAGATTCATTCAATGAACTGCCGGCTTTTGGCTTGGATTTTTCCGATCGATCGATCAAAGTAATGCAGCTGTATCGGGACGGGAAAAAGATAAAAATATTAAGCTCGAACAGGATGGAAATTCCCGCCGGCTTGCTGGTTGACGGGGAGGTTAAAGATACGGATGGTTTAGTCAAAAAAATCCAAGAAACTCTAAGAACCGCCAAGCCTTATCCGATCACTAATAAAGAAACGATCCTAAGCCTTCCTGAATCGAAATGCTTTATCAAGGTTATAAAAATGCCTAAATCGAGCATGGAAGGCATTGAAGAAGCGATCCGGTTTAAGGCGGAAGAATATTTTCCCTTAAACGCCGAAGAAATGTATTTGGATTGGCGCTTGCTTGATACCGAGGAGTGCCCGGTAGACAGCAATAGAGATTGCTCGGATATATTAGTGGCGGTAGCTTCAAAAAATATAGTCGAATCGTATTTAGAGGTTATGGATAAAAGCGGCTTGGTTCCGGTTGTTTTTGAAGCGGAATCAGTGGCGACCACTCGCGCATTATTAAGAGATGAGGCATATACGACAGGCTCTGTTTTAATAATTGATCTGGGAAACGACAGAACCAGTTTTATTTTTTATAAATATCCGACATTAAAATTCACTCAAAGTATTCCTGTTTCAGGCGAAAAATTCACTTTGGCCATAGCAAAGGGGCTTAAGATCAGTTTTCTAAAAGCCGAGAAAATTAAATATGAGATGGGGCTTTCTCGCGACTCAAGAGAAGGAGAAAGGGTTTACGAATTACTGCTGCCTCTGATGGAGGATTTGGTTTCAAATATCGCCAAATCAATCGATTATTATAATGATTATTTTGGGACTTCTTCCGAAGAAGATTTCAAGATAGTGATTTGCGGAGGCGGAGCGAATTTGAGAAGCATAGATACTTTTTTGTCAAAAGTATTAAACAGGCCGGTAGAGCTTGCGAATCCTTGGAGAGAAATTAACGCGACTCAGATCGTGGGGCAAGGAGGATCTACCAAGTATCGTACCCTTTTTTACACTACCGCGCTGGGATTATCTTTATATAATCTATCTAATTGA
- a CDS encoding PilN domain-containing protein: protein MISLNLLPPGRKEIFRWRQYIKKVILNGIGIIFLLICFSVPLFAINIYLQGEINVLDTQIDSYEKTESVHQLNSMEKSFKQINNALVKIDKIGGEQIYWIDVLEKITTIIPPNIQIFSLQIDPDGGFIVVGNAKTREDVLEFGKRLKNSSDFSNIQTPLDNLIKSDDVDFKFSGKIILDNFKAKSGVKI, encoded by the coding sequence ATGATTTCTTTGAATCTTTTGCCCCCCGGAAGAAAAGAGATATTTCGTTGGAGGCAGTATATAAAAAAAGTAATTTTAAACGGAATTGGAATAATTTTTTTATTAATTTGTTTTTCCGTTCCTCTTTTTGCGATCAATATTTATTTACAGGGAGAGATCAATGTTCTTGATACCCAAATTGATTCTTACGAGAAAACGGAAAGCGTACATCAGCTAAATTCGATGGAAAAATCCTTTAAGCAAATCAATAATGCTTTGGTAAAAATTGACAAGATCGGCGGAGAACAAATTTACTGGATCGATGTTTTAGAAAAAATAACGACGATCATACCTCCCAACATTCAAATTTTTTCTTTGCAGATCGATCCGGACGGAGGGTTTATAGTTGTGGGCAACGCAAAGACGAGGGAAGATGTTTTGGAATTTGGAAAAAGACTGAAAAACTCTTCTGATTTCAGCAATATTCAAACACCTTTGGATAATTTAATAAAAAGCGACGATGTTGACTTTAAGTTTAGCGGAAAGATCATACTTGATAACTTTAAAGCAAAGAGCGGCGTGAAAATATAA